The stretch of DNA AGCGCGCATGCGTAGACGATAAAACAAGAGATGTTTCGATTAAGATGGCGTAGCCAGCGTGCGAGCGAGCGCACGGTGTCGCCTGCGGGACAGGACAGGaatccgccgccgtcgccgtcaggAAGCTCATAATTCCTTTGACTAGCTTGGCCCATGATATGCCacagcgcggcttctccgacgggcGGGATTCCGGCCGGTAAtgccctcgccgtcgccgtcgatgGCACGTCCGTCCCGATCCCCCGCTCCGTCTTTCCACGCCCATCTTTTTGACCGGGAATATATATCCCCGATCCCTACGACCGTCCCAAAGAGCACCACTCTAGCAGCTACGGCCGGACTAAAAGCCAGACCTAGAGCTGTCCAGGTCGAGCGGTCGGTGTCGATATACTATGCCTATATGCTCGTGTGCTTTCTCGCATGCACGTACGGCTCACCCTCTCCTCTTCTTTCCCGGTGACTTGtccactagctagctagctccagGTGTAGATCAGATGAGCCATTAGCGGTCAACTGCATGGCGATCTATCAGCACGGGCCAATCGGCTGCCTGGAGGACGTGAGCTCCATAGACGCAGGATCTAAGCCAGCGTTGCGTATAAGCTAGCAGACCGTTCTCAGACGTTAACCATTGTTCCTGACTTTAGCCGATTTAGAGGCCCAAAACCCCTCTGGTTTTGAAGCTCAAAAGTTGCACAAACCTGCATATTCTCGGTCAAAATGACACGCGCGCGCACCCGGGCCGTGATGTTaaagggctgctgctgctgctgtatgtggCGCCATTATTTCTTGACGTTGAGACATCCGTTGAATTAAGGTTATCTGATCGGCAGTGTAGGGCATATTTCCGATGGTGTTAAAGGGCTCCTGCTAGTATGTGGTGCATTGGTTTTTTGGCGTTGAAACACCCGCTGAATCGTGGTTAACTGGTCGGCAGTGTGTCTGTGTGGTGCATTATTGTTGTTCCATCCCTGAGAAGTGATAGGCAGCATTTTCATGTTCAAGTCTCAACTGGCCTTTGGTGTACAAAATGCCTCTGCTTCCCTGGCGCTGAACGCAATATCTATGTTGGTATATATGTGTAATCCATTTGGTTagtagttactccctccgtcccataatataagaacgttttttacactacactagtgtaaaaaatgttcttatattataggACGAAGGGAGTAGTTAGGTTATAGTTTGCAGCCAAACAAAGTGCCCATAATTCTGCAGTTACTTTTGTACAGCAACTAATAGTAGTTCCACATGACATAGTTTAAGAACTCAAACAAAAAGCCTGAGTTGAGACACTAGTGTTTCCAAAAGTGGGATAAATACCGGTTTTACGGCAATGTTGTTTGTGTCATATCATTTATGAAAATCATAGAGAATGAACGTTCTCTCCATAATCTCCTATTGCGACTTCCTGCAACATCGTGCAATATATACATCACGTTGTAGCGGCGTACGTTCATTATTAATTTATTTCTTATCCGTTTTACACGAGGTGTGTGATtatattttttcatgaattttgCAAGTTAGTAAGGCAATTAATTCCTTTCATCCACATACATGGTTTCTTTATAAGGGGAAAACATGTCTTGAATGGCACCTGTGATGGTGCTATTTTTGTTCTTTTTACGTTGCAATGGTGCTAATTTAGCAATGCCACATATATTCTATATATGACGATCGATGACGTGGAAGAGTATAGACAATATAAGTTATTTGCTTTCTCTTAGCTAAGATGATCTCTTGGAATGAAAGACAAGACAATTCACGTCATTGTACGAGATGCTATCTTTCCATAACATCTTTTTTTGCGAGAATCTTGTCATTGCATCTTATCTTAATATATTTTAATCGTCACATATTTGTCTACGCCTTGTAGCGTTAATCATTTAATCATTTCTAGATGGCACGGAACGTATAAGAGAACACCGTCTTGTCATGCCCTGATCCGATATTGAGATAATTAGATGCTTGTGCTGTTGTGCACTGGGAGTCACGTAGGGATGTGAGTCTCTTGTATCATTAACAGCGCCTGCATGCAGGTCTAGTTATTCCTCCAATAATTCTACACCTACGTGAAGTTAGCAAAGTTTTACGTAAATCCTTCTCCCTGGTCGTAATgaaagtatcatagctagtatcatgcatgccaagtaGGCAATTTTGATggtgtggcatagaattaaatgaaaaaaGAGATGGTTGAGTATCATACAATGATACCGCATCATAATAAATGCAATGCTACTAtgtatcatgcatggcaataaataaagtcatctatgatactagtacatgatactatgcattaggctggtcatagtgggagtaacataggtagtaacatagatgccacataagcaaaaatgatgatgtgacaagtagttaatgaggagagaggcaaatagagtaacataatatgttaccatcacatagcggttcccaatgcataatgagtctacaaagtaataaatgaaggcaactatgttaccacacctatgacactacccactatgaaggtactaacatagactagtaacatattatgttactagtctaagttactccccactatgaccagccttagagaGGTAGTATCACACACTAGTACCATATGCATGATTActacccattacaagcagcctaaTTATCTCTGCCCCCTTGATTTTTAGGGGTGGACCCCATCCTCCCCTTAGGTCCAATAGTAATCCTCCACATAAGTCTGTTACGTAGGTCTAGCATTGCTCTTATTCCTCAGAATGGAGCAATGACAGTCTAAGGGGCTTTTCTCGTGAAGGTTCCATCTCTGATCTCTCGACAAGGCTGGCCTATAAATAGGCGTTCCCACACCGTTCATCCTCGCCAACCTCGAGATCTGAGAGATCTTGATCGACCTGCACGAAGAATCTGTGGAGCGTGATGGACAGCAGAAGGGAGTCCGCGGAGACCCTGAGGTAACAAGACGTTGAGAAACGCCATTTTTGTTACCCTAGTGACCTGCTAACATACTGCAATAGCCGGTAGCGTTGCGTAGCTTGAAGATAGGCTGCTCCGAGAGATGATGGGTTCTTGCCTGACTGAACCATGTATGTGTGTGCTGTGTACCAGGAACAAGTGCTCGGCGTGCTTCCGGCAGTACAACAAGATGGAGCACCTTGTGGAGCACATGAAGGTGTCGTACCACTCGGTCCACGAGCCCAAGTGCGGCGCCTGCAGGAAGCACTGCCGCTCCTTCGAGTCACTCAGGGAGCACCTCATCGGTAAGCTACCAAACGCAACCACTGCCATACCTCTAGCTGCATGCAAACATCTATAGCTATGGCATCAACAGCAGCTAGTTGAACTGAACGTTGCTCCTTGTGATCTTGATCTTGGCAATGAAGGTCCGCTGCCCAAGGCGGAATGCGCGCGCGTCTTCAGCGCCCGGGGCTGCGGCATCTGCCTCAACATCTTcgacagccccgccgccgccagatATCACCGCCAAGCCTGCCAGTACTCCCGCGCTGCTCCGGTAATTGATGTTCTCCACTCCGTTCAACCGACACCATCGACCTCTTCTTAACATGGATGCTATAGCTCCCGGCCAACTTTTCACTCacttcttttgtcttcttttttCTCAGATGCCAAAGGGCGGCGCAGGTGGGCGCGCAGTTGCCATGGCCTGCAAGATGGTCGGAGGAGGGAGCGACGGCTCGGTGGACCTCTGTGCAAGAGTGTGCCTTATTGGAGAAGATGAGAACATCATCTTCCAGACCTATGTAAAACCTACAGCTCCGGTCACAAACTACAGGTAGCACACCTTGGAATCCATTACCAGTCCTGCTTACTAGCCAGGCAATGATCAACTAGATGGATTATTTTCTGAAGTGCAAAAGATCAACCTGACCATTTGGCTCTTCAGGTATGAGGTGATTGGGATAAGGCCCGAGTACTTGAGGGACGCAATGCCACTGAAACTTGTGCAGAGGAGGATCCAGGACATCCTGTGCAACGGGGAGCCGCTGTGGAAGATACGGCCGAGGAGCTATGGAAGGGCAAGGATCCTTGTTGGGCATATCGTGGACCATGACCTCGAGCGCCTAGGTTTGGACTACCCAGCATTCATGATTAGGTACAGATCATTGCTCAGTGAGCTACAGTTTGTTCCTACTATCTCTTCCTCAATTGCctcaaaaaatatattattttcttAACAACAATTTATCTATGGACGTGAAGGGACACTGCAAAGTACCCACCGCTGATGAAAACCAGCAAGCTGAGCAATACCCTGAAGTACCTCACACAAGCATATCTTGGGTATGTCACTTTGATAACTGAGCTATAAAACAAACTCTCTGAACCCTTTGGCCATTGCCTAATGCTCAAGGGATTGCCCCTTCTATCCCGTTGTAGGTATGATGTCCATACTGGCATTCAGGATCCATACGAGGACTGCGTCGCGGCGATGAGGCTATATATCAGGATGAGATCACAAGCTCACCCGAGAGACTACGCCTCCGGTTCAGGGGAGGTGCAGAATAACTACCCGGCCTGGAGGCAGAGGGAGATGGAGAGGATGAGCCCAGAAGAACTCCTGGCACTTTCAGGATCAGACTACTACTGCTGGTGCCTGGACCCCTAGACTGATGATGAGCTAAAGAGAACAAGGCAGGGCCGGCCGACTGATGTTGGTTTGGTCGTATTCCATCGGTAGTAATACGTATGTCTAATTATCTTTGGACTTATGTATGGTGGGATTGAGTATAATATTGGTGATCAAAAGTTGTATCAGTCATATTTAAGAGCAATGATATATAGTAAGAGGCTTTCTACTTTGCTTTATGTATCTAGAAAATGACAAACCCAGCTCAATAGCTACACAAGAGAGGCAGATAAACAGGCCTATAACATTATACATATATAATGAAGGTACATTTTATACAGCTTATCAGACTATGTCAGTGTCAACATACATCATACCGCAGAAGATCATACCTGTGCGAACCAGTGATGATCTTGTATGTGCATAACTATAGAAATGCCTTACATTTGTGTCGCTAAACTTTAGGGGCTGTTTTAGCGTCTGCCTGTGTGTCTGCCTGCTTGGGGTCTTTCTTATCCTTTTGACTCCTACTTAGCTTGATGAACTCAAGACACTGTCGAATGATTGTCAGCACGGTGAAATCTGTCCCAAAGTCATTCTTGATGACAGGGGGGTGGAGGAGGTTGGAGCCACTGTTGCTCCAGGTGTAGTTCTCGATGAAGTATACACAATCCGTCCTTGCCCTGAAGGAAACCTCTCTTAGAAGCTCTTCAGCTTGCCTTACTGAACTCACGGACTTCTTAAAAGTCAATGCAATAATCAAATTAAGCCCTGTAAACAGATGTTAAGTAACAATTAGTCTAAGCCTCGCTAACATATGAAATGAATAGTTATGTATGTTGTTTGTAACATCCAGCCTAATTGATAACTTGGATTGTCATCACCCTTAACTCCAAACACATCTAACTAGGACGTATACATATAGGATACTAGAAGGATTGGGTGTGCTTCGCTGCGCCGCTTGTGTTGTTCGGATATCACAAAGATAAAAGTTGGTTTGGCGCGTGGGGAAGATGATTAAGTGTTTTTTTTACAATGCGGTGTTTTAGTGGGCTTTCTTGGTGGTGTGATTCTGTGTTATCCACTAATCGACCAATACTTAGGTGGGTAAGTTTCTTGCCTTGGTGGCTGCATGTACTATATTAGTGCTACAATGTCACATGTTGATGCTTTTTTTAGATGGTGAGAGGGTGCACATGACTGATGTGTTTTTACAGGCTGGTTGTTACCGATTAATTTGAGAAACCGTCGAAAAATAGTGAATCAAATAAAAAATTAAATACCTCAACTGAATGAGAGCTCGTCGAGAAATAGTTGACCAGGTCAAAATCATGaaccaaatccaaaattgaacacctcaattgaaTGGGAGAGCTCCAAAATTAAGGAGCATAGTgaattaaatactccctccgttccataattatTGATGTGCCACGACACTAATATGGAACGAATGAAGTAGCATATATCAGAGCATCCATGTGATTTATTAGTACAAAGCTTATCATCAAATAGTCAATCTTTTGATCACCAATAAAGGCTGCATCTCAAACCACCATGATTCATACATGCAAATGCAAGCAAAAGTGAGCATTCCAAATCATTGCAAATCCCTGATCTAAGAATATAACACAAGGAAAACAATAATAAGCTATTTAGTATATGTTGTTTGTAACATCCAACCGATTAGAAGGGATCATCACCTACACTTAACTCCATATAAATCTCCTTTTGAGAGCTCCACATAAATCTTACTGAAACGAACGGCACATGACTGGTCTGGCAAGTTTCTTGTATCAGACATATGATGGAAAGTGTTTCCCATAAATCTTACTGAGGAAGTGAGAAGTAGACCATAACATTTAGCAGAGAATCCATGTTGATTCATTTGGCGGTTACAGAAGTGATTCTAGATCACAGCTCTTGTTAATCCGCAAGATATACTCGATTGATCCGTGGATTGAATGGTTGGGCCGCAATTGCAAGCAGGGAATTCCCCATTCGTGCCCTCACGGGCTAAGGGCCAATATATATAAACAGTACGACAAACCAGTCACGCGAATTCTCTCCGTCTCCAAAAAAATACGCGAAAAGTTCTAGAACCTTCTAGAAACCAACTGACCTTTCGCCCTCGCGGCCGCAGAGATCTCCGGCAGGCGCTTGATGGCGGCATTCCGCTCCTTGGCGGGCGCGTCGCATCGCAGCACCAGCACCACGCACTCCGGGTTCCCGCTGCTGATCGCGTCGTCGATTGCATCCCTCGTCAGCCTCGCGGCGTCAGGGAGCGGCGGCGCATCCAGCagctccaccaccgcctcctccgccCCCATTTCCCCGTCCGCGCCGGAGACCACCGCCTTCACCTTCAGCCGCTTCCTCGTGCTGTCGGACCCGCCGCCCGGCGGCGACGCCTCCGCGCGCAGCAGCAGCGGGCCCACCTCGCCGGCGAGCGCGCGGCACGCCGTGTTCACGAGCGAGCTCTTCCCGTGGGCCCGGAACCCCGTGATCAGGATGGACGGCGGCGGCGCGTCCTCGTCCCCctgctcgtcgccgccgccgtcggcgcTGTCGCCGTCCTCGTTgctggagacgagggcggcgacggcctCGCGGATGTCCCGGCGGAGGGAGGAGACCGCGTCATCCCGCAGCAGGCGCGCCGCCGCGACGATCGCCAATGCGCCGGCGGCCGCCGCGGCGGCGATCTTCAGGAGGAGGGGCAGCTGCCGTGACGCGGGCATTCGggagggggaggcggcggcggggcgcctcttcgtggaaAGAGATTTTGCGAGCGGCTGTATCGGGAAGGGCGCATCGGGTGTTACGACGGTTTGTGATAGATTCGGTATTCCGTAAACGGCACAAGGCGTGGTTTTGGGGGAAGGTTTGGGAGAATAAAGCTCTATCTTCCGATGAAGCATTCGACCTGCAAGACGAGCACGACTAGAATATGGGCACGAGCTGCTGTCCTCTCTTTCTTTGCCTATATGGGATTTCACGAGGGTCATGTCTGATTTGTCCCAAATTGTGAGACATGGTTTACCTTCCAAGAGTGCTTTCGTGAGTCTCTTCCCTCTTCCTCCCTCCCCCAATCcatccatcttttctttttcgaaAGATGTTTTTATAAAAGTTCATCAACAGTGcaaagcatctcaaacataataaaaatcacATCAAAGTTTTGAGACCATCAGATGACCTTTACCGCTCTCAGAATACGCCGATGTCGCCGCTCTCCTACCGCATGACAGTCAgaaagtcttcgtgcacgtgccacTAAGGACAGTGTCGTGGAGCCGCAATCGTCGTCGTTGAACCCTTTACTAAATTTTAACCACCTAACACCAAATCTCAGCACATGACAAGAAAGCCTAATCTCACCTTCCCAAGGAGATGACAGGAATCTACACCGGAGCTCGGTCGACTACGTCCAAATGGACAAACTCGGGGAGAATTGAAGCCCAgaagacaaactcgaagaagaagcgAAGCCATCCGCCTACGCGCTGATGCGAGAACTGAAAAActctaacctaaactactaaccaGAATGGAGGCACTAGGATTCTCCTCCCCGCCACTCGCCGTCGAGCGGCAAGAAGAGAGGAGGCGAATCCACAGGCTCTCTAGTGAAATCTAAGGAAAAGTTTGCCTTAGCCGTCTAAGAATAGGGAAGAAAACGAGAGGAAATCTATACGACACAacatatacactagtagaaaacagggctttggtctaggcctggccagcccatttgtcccggtttagtcacgaaccgggacccatgggggcattcgtcccggttcgtaagcccagggggccggccgggcctcgttgggcattggtcccggttcatgtgtCCCCTTTGGTCCAGGTTccagacatgaaccgggaccaatgggcctcgctcctggcccacatccattggtcccggttcgtggctggaatcaGGACcaaaggggcctttggtcccggttccagccacgaaccgggaccaatgaggtgcctatatataccccctcgcccgcGAGTAGAGCACTCCACTGCTCCGTTTTTTCTGGCCGGTGAGgggagggttttgtggtgctctagctcacctcctatacacatgaggtgttcgatgaaatgcccgagccacactacttaagctttctcctctccaagctcgacctccaggcttcatttttcttaagattgtctaggtttagcggttcgtcatgtcccgtccccgtcttcaccgccgtcgatcactcgcgtcgatctcgtcgccggcaccaccgtggtgagcctattgttcttatcttctttctaaaagaaaaacattcttacttgtatgatttagatcaattgttaccttggttgtgattatgatcgcattttcttacttttattattgtttgttattatatagtgcgatggttttggtatccgtctccgtcggccctcgtcctgtatatgattcagatgtggtatatattatcttttataactatttggttcatttattgtttatgacaattatgccgaccaacgtgacataattTTTTTTTATTTAGGAGGtacgtgaaccggaaattccaaccaaccctattgtcgagaggttaaatttagttgaagaagaaaacaattacttgagggaaaaaattaaaaaaatcgagaaggagaagatgatattggagttgcatgttgcggatgttgtcgatgatcacaagatcaagatggatgcaatgcgcttgaagattagaaagattagaaaatatgtcattcataccgaggcttggtatcattatgccgttggatcaattgttaccttggttgcgattatgatcgcatttgttgttgcattgaaatgttttacatagtttcaatgtatggtttaattagatgctctggagagctatatgttgttcaattagaactatgtatgtactttggttttaatgtgatgatgaacttctattaatttggccacttatctattcatgatgttttgtaatgggttttgacacacttaattatatataatgcacgcagatgaaccggcaatggacgtacggtgacagacacacctccgagtacattaagggcgtgcataattttttcgaagtggctgaggcaaacaaacagaatggttttatgtgttgtccatgccctatatgtgggaatacaaagtcttactctgaccgaaaaatccttcacaGCCACCAGCTTTATaaaggtttcatgccacactataatgtttggaccaagcacggagaaataggggttatgatggaagacaacgaagaagaagaggatgatgacaactatgtgccccctgaatacggtgatgctgcaacgggggaagcttaaGATCAAGAGGAACAAGACAATGTGCCcggtgatgatctccgccgggccattgttgatgcaaagagacagtgcgaaagtgaaaaggagaatgagggagtcctagactagggggtctccggatagccggactatatcctttggccggactgttggactatgaagatacaagattgaagacttcgtcccgtgtccggatgagactctacttggcgcggaaggcaagctaggcaatacggatatgtatatctccttccttgtaaccgaccttgtgtaaccctagccccctccggtgtctatataaaccggagggttttagtccgtaggacaacatacaatcataccataggctagcttctagggtttagcctctccgatctcgtggtagatctactcttgtactacccatatcatcaatattaatcaagcaggacgtagggttttacctccatcgagagggcccgaacctgggtaaaacttcgtgtcccttgcctcctgttaccatccagcctagacgcacagttcgggaccccctacccgagatccgccggtttttacaccgacattggtgctttcattgagagttccactgtgtcgtcaccataaggctcgatggctccttcgatcatcggtagcgatgcggtccagggtgaggttttcctccccggtcaGATCCTTGTATTCGGCGActccacactgcgggccaattcacttggccatctggagcagatcgagagctacgcccctggccatcaggtcagattcagaaacttgaactacactgccgacatccgcgaagacttgatcttcgacggattcgagcttgtgtcaggtgcgccgcacaatcacgacgagcatgacataactctatCATTGGACAGTGTTCggaagatcgcatctgcaactactccgccgTTAATccagagcaaatcgcgccatccgagagtagagggatagaccccgccacaaaGGCCGcgctctcagcggcgatagagccggatgctGACTTTACccttggattcatctccggccatggactctgagccgcttacatccgtgcccgtcgaacccgactgggcgctgatcatggagttaacCTCCACAAATATCTTTCAGTACTCGTCCTTCAGCGATCTGCTAAatacattaaggtctctctccctgtcaggagaaccttggccgaactatgtccggctagaatgggatgcggacgatgaagaaatttgctgcccacccaccacccacttggtagccactgtcgacgacttaaccgacatgctcaacttcgactccgaagacatcgacgatatggacgacgatgcaggagacgaacaggaaccaccgcccacagggcgccggacaacCACTACattacatgacatatacatggtggatacacccaaagagggcaatgtcgaagagacaacggaggatgccccctccaagcaacccaagcgccgacgtcagcggccccgctctaagtcccgccatagcagtaACATCACAAGAGGAAATAATagtccagtcgactctagaagaaacgacgactgcaccaccccggtggcagagcacgatcaagatgcaaacgaCGAACATAGTACAGATCCGGCGTTCGAACACGGgatgccaaggataaacctcatcaaaccccgtctggggaggaaaacagtccggacgaagatgcacacatcatcccggaaacacacttggagcaagagaacctccgcagaaggcttattgccacagcgaggagcctgaagaaaaagaagcaaaggcttaaggacgcacaagatacgctcaacagtaggtggaacaaagtgctcgacaaggaaacaaagtatggtggaagttaccacacaaatagctatccaaagcgcaagctattaccggaattcgatgatgaggccttagagcccacacagccgaacaatgatacggccaaccggccggatccaccaccttgtgaacgcaatagagcggctaacaaagtcgcgcataagtcaacacatgatctacgtgagaacttgtgccaaaaatccggcgcgaccagatccatctatggatctaggaagcgcgctccggtacAAAACCAAAACGGAATACTACAAacgtccgaacaccatggcacatcccaatacaggggtgccgcacaccccttatgtttcactgatgaggtgccagATGAcggattcccagaaggattcaaactagtgaacatagaggcgtacgacgggaccacagaccctggagtctggatcgaggactttatcctccatattcatatggctcgtggagacgatctccatgctattaaatacttgcccctcaagcttaaagggccagctcggcactggctgaaaagcctccccgaaaactcaattggaagttgggaggagctcgaggacgcttttcgggctaattttcaagggacttatgtccgacctccgtatgcaaacgatttaagtcatataatccaacagtccggagagtccgcccgaaagctttggaacaagttcctcaccaaggagaaccaaatcatcgactgtccggacgccgaagccttagcagcttttaaacacagcgtccgagacgaatggctcgccagacacctcggccaagaaaaaccgagaataatggcagccctaacaagcctcatgacccgcttttgtgcgggcgaggacaactggttggcccgtagcagcaccagtgacccaagcacatccgaagtcagggatgacaatggtaaaccacgacgcaacaaaaacaagcatcgaagtaaagaaggtagcccagataacatggcggtaaacgccggattcaggggttctcgaccaggtcagcggaaaaagcctttcaaaaggcagcaaagaaggacaatctggcctaaacaaaattcttgacaagctctatcagattcacggcacccccgacaaacctacaa from Triticum dicoccoides isolate Atlit2015 ecotype Zavitan chromosome 6A, WEW_v2.0, whole genome shotgun sequence encodes:
- the LOC119317605 gene encoding uncharacterized protein LOC119317605; this encodes MLHRKIELYSPKPSPKTTPCAVYGIPNLSQTVVTPDAPFPIQPLAKSLSTKRRPAAASPSRMPASRQLPLLLKIAAAAAAGALAIVAAARLLRDDAVSSLRRDIREAVAALVSSNEDGDSADGGGDEQGDEDAPPPSILITGFRAHGKSSLVNTACRALAGEVGPLLLRAEASPPGGGSDSTRKRLKVKAVVSGADGEMGAEEAVVELLDAPPLPDAARLTRDAIDDAISSGNPECVVLVLRCDAPAKERNAAIKRLPEISAAARAKGLNLIIALTFKKSVSSVRQAEELLREVSFRARTDCVYFIENYTWSNSGSNLLHPPVIKNDFGTDFTVLTIIRQCLEFIKLSRSQKDKKDPKQADTQADAKTAPKV
- the LOC119317606 gene encoding RNA exonuclease 4-like, encoding MDSRRESAETLRNKCSACFRQYNKMEHLVEHMKVSYHSVHEPKCGACRKHCRSFESLREHLIGPLPKAECARVFSARGCGICLNIFDSPAAARYHRQACQYSRAAPMPKGGAGGRAVAMACKMVGGGSDGSVDLCARVCLIGEDENIIFQTYVKPTAPVTNYRYEVIGIRPEYLRDAMPLKLVQRRIQDILCNGEPLWKIRPRSYGRARILVGHIVDHDLERLGLDYPAFMIRDTAKYPPLMKTSKLSNTLKYLTQAYLGYDVHTGIQDPYEDCVAAMRLYIRMRSQAHPRDYASGSGEVQNNYPAWRQREMERMSPEELLALSGSDYYCWCLDP